The sequence below is a genomic window from Bos taurus isolate L1 Dominette 01449 registration number 42190680 breed Hereford chromosome 7, ARS-UCD2.0, whole genome shotgun sequence.
ACCCGCTAATGTGAAAGATCCAGGCTTCGAGGAACGGAATCTTTCCAGAAGGGCAAGGCACCTTCTCCCCTCTAGAAGATCCGAGCGTGAGGCCTCGGAATAGCCCCAAATGGgacttgtctcctcaaagtgaggagttCCCCAGGTCAACTGCTTGGAGGGCAGCTATGCTTACCACTATACCACCAACACACTAAATGTTATAGCCAAACgctccgggaaacaaactcactcagaacaCGTGGATTGTGGAATGCAGTTTACTACACTGGCGGGTCCTAGGCACGGTTTCCTCTTTAGCCAGGGACCCTGACTGACTTTGTGAAAACCTTATGTACCTTAAGTGCACGTGCTCAAGCCCACACCCCCAAATTCCTAAAAGAAGGGAAATCTTGGTATGGAATCTGGTGTCTACCAGTCTGGGAGGCCTATTGGCCATAGGTATGTGATCTCCATGGGTACCAGGCACATAGTCCAAAGTTCACTAGGAATGTAAGgtggagtttccttctttttcaagatggagtCAGTTTGGCCTGTTCTTTTCCTCCTTcaactccagtattattgcccaagaaatcccatggacagaggagcctggtgggctacagtccatggggtcgcaaagagtcagacacgactgaagcaacttagcacacagcacaggttCAAAGACTGTGGggacttttgttttgtttttgaggggACTTTTGGCATCACTTGCTtttgaattctatttttaaaaatgattttatttaaaatatgtcatGAATTTAAGAcaagtgttttgttgttgttgttattctctCCACTGAGCTTCCAGGTTGCTCAAATTTATTGTAAATAGTACCTCTTGCTCAAAGAGATGTCCCCATCCCCCAGGACAGACTGGCACCTTGCAAACCTGACCCTTGATTCCTAGGTTAGGAGATGTGGGAACTCAGCCCCAGAGACCCTTCGGTACCCACTCTCCAAAAGCAGGACTCGGGGGAAAGAAAAACTAGGTAGAAACAGGATCAAGAAAGGGGTGGGCAGCCCCCTCCCTTCCTGTCCTTCCCTTGCCAGGAAGCAATTTTGCAATCCTGACCCCTCCCCtgccaccgccccccaccccgccccccacctctgcCTGGCTCAGGTCAGCCCCTATCAGGAATAGGATGTGGGTGGAGACTTCCCTACAGTTGCTGCTCCTGCCCTGAGCTTAGGCCGGTATAAGGCCACCTTGCCAGACCAAGGGAACCTGGATGAAAAAGAGAGAGGCCACCATGTCCTCTCAGAACCCAGAGCGAAAACAGAGGTAGGTCCCCACCCGACCCGTCCTGGGCAGAACGGACACCTGTTCCAGGTCCAGACATTGGCCTGCAGGCTGGAGCAGACTGACACTCAGGCTGCTCCAAAGGACAGACTCACTCCCGTATGTCGACATAGAAAATGCATaatgtgagagttgcaagttagtTTTATTTAGGGCAAAATGAGGACGGCAACCTGGGaaacagcacctcagatagctctgagagactgctccaaagaggcaggggtgggaggtcAGTATAGAGGGAGTATATGCAGtcaagcctatatatatatattttttttttttttaattttttctggtagaAGCTTTCTGCTAGTCACAGGGAGCACTCATCACTaggaaggattttagtgcttttctagatataagGAGATACAAGGACTGGGCTCATAAAACTAGCTCTCAAAATAAGTacctgaagacctgtcctgccagtcgCCCCCGCCCACTGCCACCTCACCCTTCACCCCCGAGCACAGAgcgcctcatttctgctctccaccctgaactcctttcagggggtgttgaaaatcagcagctgcagcagcacgaGATTTAATCCTTGTAGTGGTAGATGGTAGGtgtcaatttgtagttgacacatacacacagcacaGGAACCCCAAGTGGTCCATGGCTTGTAGCAACCAAGGGTGTTCAGGTGGTCTCTAGTGCTGCTGGGCTTGGGGCATCACTGTTGGAGGGCCCATGAGGAGCAGAAGCCCCAACTGTTTCCCAAGAGGAAACAGTTTTCTGCTTGGGAGAGTCAAGAAAGCTTTGTGGAAAGGAGGGGGCATTGGAGCTGACGGTTTGCAGGATGAATAAAAGTTTGTGGGCTCTGCCTTCAAAACACGGAACCAGGGAGATAAGAAATGACCCAGAAAACAAGTGAGAGCAGAAGAAATTAGCAAGTTAAACTGCAAATAATAGCGCATTGAGGTTGGACTGGCAATAGGAAAGGGTAGTATTTAAGGATCAGACTAAGAAACTCAGGCTTTTGTAGAATTATAATTCTTCCTGGAACAGGAGTTACTTCTGGCAgctctggggggcggggggagcgagGGTGGAACCTAATAGAGGAAGTGACTCCATTATTCCAGCCCAGCAAAGCAGTGGCAGGGTCCGGGTTGGTGAGAGTAGAGATGGTAAGAAGCAGGCAGATTCTGGGTGTATTTTTATCTTGCTGGGTATCTAATATCTTAGTTTTGACTTATTAAGCTCTTTTTTGTCATTGcctgcagcctggtgggctgggacTCCCATCTTTCTAGAATCTTCCTATTGCTGCTATTTGTAGTCTCAGCCCAGGGGCTCACCCCAAATCCTGAAGCCTGTCTGGTGTTCTCCTCGGTCAATGGCAGCTCCATCTCCTGCCAGCCACCTGCCCAAATCCCCCACAGCCTCCCAGCTGACACCATCTTTCTGGCTGTGGAGTTCTTCAACCTGACTCAGCTGCCTGCCGACTTCCTCCAGGGCGTCCCTAACCTCCAGGAACTCCACCTTTCCAGCAACCGACTGGAGGACTTCTCCCCCAAGTTCCTGCTGCCCGTGCCCCAGCTAAAGGTGCTCGACCTGACCCGCAATTCCCTGACCGGGCTGTTCCCTGGCTTCTTCCGGGTCTCGGCTGCCCTCTGCACCCTGGTGCTGAAGGGAAACCAGCTGAAGTTTCTGGAAGCCTCATGGCTGCACGGCCTGAAAGCCCTACGACATCTAGACCTGTCTGAGAACCAGCTCCACTCTCTGCCCCCTGGGCTCCTGGAGAATTTCACCGACCTGCTCACCCTTGACCTTAGCAATAACCAGCTGCAGACATTGCCCCCTGACCTTCTGAGGGGCCCCTTGAACTTGGAACGGCTACATCTGGAGGGCAATAGACTGCAGGTGCTCGGAGAGGGCCTTCTGGCACCCCAGCCAAAACTGCGCTACCTCTTCCTGAATGACAACAGGCTGGCCTCGGTGGCAGCCGGCGCCTTCCGAGGTCTGCAGAAACTGGACATGCTGGACCTCTCCAACAACTTGCTGACCACGGTGCCCACAGGCCTCTGGACCTCCCTGGGGAAGGCTGCCAGGAACCTCAAGGATGGCTTTGACATCTCTAATAACCCCTGGATCTGTGACCAGAACCTGGCCGACCTCTATCGTTGGCTGGTAGCCAATGAAAACAAGATGTTCTTCCGGAATCACACACGCTGTGCCGGCCCTGAGGCCTTGAAGGGCCAGACGCTCCTGGCTGCGGCTGAGTCCCATTGAAGCCTGGGGCGGggtctggggctggggtggggagacaAGTCTTCATAGGCCAGTGCACCCCACTTAGCAAATACTCCCCCCTTCTAAGGGTGAGACTGGGCTTCCCATAGTTTCTGGAATCTGTTTCGTCCAGGCTTCCAGAAACACGCCTTGAACCTTCCTTCTTTATTGCCTTTGCTCATGCTGTATCCTCTTCCAGAAATTTCTTTCCCCCTGTCTCTCAGACCTCTTGGTCTCTGGCTCCTCCAGCCTGCCCTGGCCCCACACTGAAGTTGTGTCAATCTGGCTCTGTCTCCCCTCTTTGTGTGTGGTTTTCTGAGTGCAGGACCTCGGACTGGATTTCCTTTTATCCAGCATCACTCAGCTTGGAGTCAGActgtattgttgttgttaagccctgtctgactctttgcgatccatgggccaggcttctctgtcttccacaatctcctggagtttgctcaaattcatgtctattgagtcagtgatgctatctaataaCCAGATCATCCTCTGCTTCcgccttcttctcttgccctcaatctttcctagtatcagggtcttttccaaagagttggctctttgcatcaggtggagcTTCActaataaataattgttgaacaGAAGTGGATGGTTTCATTGTGCTCCTTGCATCTCTCAAGTAAAATTCCTAGGTCTCCAGGATacagaaggaggaaaggagaggtaTGCCATGAAATCCCAAATGGATAGCCATTGGGATttgttctcctcctcccctccccatccctggatTTAACTGGAAATAAAACCTTGACCATTGCCCAGGGTGTCATTTTACCAGTGGATTCCTGCCAGAGCTTGTGTCCTGGGGAAGGTTTAAATTAAACCTGATTGCTTCAGGGCTCCAAACAATTTTTCACGCTGGCCTGTGATAACCAGGGAAGGGTAGCTGCCCAGGGCAAGTGTGGGAAGGCTGGATGGGGCTGAACAAATGGGCAGGGGCCCAGGAGACTGTGTTTTCACAGCTCTGGAACCTCAGGGCCACCTGTCAACACAATGTTGTGTTTGGTGGGGCTCAAGGTCAGACTGGGGGGGTCCTTGGGATGTTTGGGGCATGCTCTTCTTTTGCatttccttggaaggagggtCATGCCCACGTGGGTGGTCCTTCCAGGTGTGGGTGGTCATTCCAACTGTGGCAATGAACCCAAGGGTTCTGGAGTCTGGCAGAGCTGGGTTTGAATCAGATCCCCCAATCGCTGGGTGAGCCAAGGCAAGtggtttaaacatttttattttttatttttttggcagcGCTGTGCggcttaccagggattgaactcaggcacTCTGcagtgagagtgtggagtcttaaccactggactgctagggaatttcCTGATTTAAGCATTCTGATCCTcactttgctcatctgtaaaatggggatggaaAGGAATGAGCCAATCTCTCTCCTGGCTTAGTTAAGTGgcagatttttaaaagcaaaaagaaagaccttgaggacttgcccaaggtcactgggTGAAGAGTTTAGGGGGCTGTGATGGCCCTCCACCGTCTCTGTAGCAACAGCAGTGAGGGCCAAGGAAAGTAGCTCAAT
It includes:
- the LRG1 gene encoding leucine-rich alpha-2-glycoprotein precursor — its product is MSSQNPERKQSLVGWDSHLSRIFLLLLFVVSAQGLTPNPEACLVFSSVNGSSISCQPPAQIPHSLPADTIFLAVEFFNLTQLPADFLQGVPNLQELHLSSNRLEDFSPKFLLPVPQLKVLDLTRNSLTGLFPGFFRVSAALCTLVLKGNQLKFLEASWLHGLKALRHLDLSENQLHSLPPGLLENFTDLLTLDLSNNQLQTLPPDLLRGPLNLERLHLEGNRLQVLGEGLLAPQPKLRYLFLNDNRLASVAAGAFRGLQKLDMLDLSNNLLTTVPTGLWTSLGKAARNLKDGFDISNNPWICDQNLADLYRWLVANENKMFFRNHTRCAGPEALKGQTLLAAAESH